A genomic region of Octopus sinensis linkage group LG2, ASM634580v1, whole genome shotgun sequence contains the following coding sequences:
- the LOC115227801 gene encoding ADP-ribosylation factor-like protein 3 isoform X2, whose protein sequence is MGLLALLRKLKSQPDKDVRLLLLGLDNAGKTTLLKKLASEDISHITPTQGFNIKTVQSEGFRLNVWDIGGQRKIRPYWKNYFENTDVLIYVIDSSDKKRFEETGEELFELMEEEKLNGVPLLVFANKQDLLNAAEASQIANGLNLHALRDRKWQICPCSAMTGEGIDVGVSWMLKSLPKKK, encoded by the exons ATG GGTTTATTAGCATTACTTCGTAAACTGAAATCTCAGCCTGACAAGGATGTACGATTATTGTTATTAGGACTTGACAATGCTGGTAaaactacacttttgaaaaaactTGCTTCAGAAGATATTAGCCACATAACACCAACTCAG GGCTTTAATATAAAAACCGTGCAATCTGAAGGTTTCCGCTTGAATGTCTGGGACATTGGTGGGCAGCGAAAGATTCGTCCATACTGGAAGAACTATTTTGAAAATACAGATGTCTtg ATATATGTTATTGATAGTTCAGACAAAAAACGTTTTGAAGAAACTGGTGAG GAGCTGTTTGAATTaatggaggaggagaagttgaatGGTGTGCCACTGTTAGTGTTTGCCAACAAACAGGATCTTCTGAATGCAGCAGAAGCCTCACAAATAGCTAATGGTCTCAATTTACATGCTCTTCGAGATCGCAAATGGCAAATCTGTCCTTGTTCTGCGATGACTGGAGAGGGAATTGAT gttGGTGTATCATGGATGTTGAAAAGTttaccaaaaaagaaataa
- the LOC115227801 gene encoding ADP-ribosylation factor-like protein 3 isoform X1, which produces MSTEARNQGLLALLRKLKSQPDKDVRLLLLGLDNAGKTTLLKKLASEDISHITPTQGFNIKTVQSEGFRLNVWDIGGQRKIRPYWKNYFENTDVLIYVIDSSDKKRFEETGEELFELMEEEKLNGVPLLVFANKQDLLNAAEASQIANGLNLHALRDRKWQICPCSAMTGEGIDVGVSWMLKSLPKKK; this is translated from the exons ATGAGCACGGAAGCACGTAATCAG GGTTTATTAGCATTACTTCGTAAACTGAAATCTCAGCCTGACAAGGATGTACGATTATTGTTATTAGGACTTGACAATGCTGGTAaaactacacttttgaaaaaactTGCTTCAGAAGATATTAGCCACATAACACCAACTCAG GGCTTTAATATAAAAACCGTGCAATCTGAAGGTTTCCGCTTGAATGTCTGGGACATTGGTGGGCAGCGAAAGATTCGTCCATACTGGAAGAACTATTTTGAAAATACAGATGTCTtg ATATATGTTATTGATAGTTCAGACAAAAAACGTTTTGAAGAAACTGGTGAG GAGCTGTTTGAATTaatggaggaggagaagttgaatGGTGTGCCACTGTTAGTGTTTGCCAACAAACAGGATCTTCTGAATGCAGCAGAAGCCTCACAAATAGCTAATGGTCTCAATTTACATGCTCTTCGAGATCGCAAATGGCAAATCTGTCCTTGTTCTGCGATGACTGGAGAGGGAATTGAT gttGGTGTATCATGGATGTTGAAAAGTttaccaaaaaagaaataa